From a single Dysidea avara chromosome 14, odDysAvar1.4, whole genome shotgun sequence genomic region:
- the LOC136244647 gene encoding uncharacterized protein isoform X2, whose amino-acid sequence MSSIPDSNNRWIGHYKDHFSKFSILWAQSRKCAAETVLCLQRYVFAYLGVPKILQSDHGREFNNELFETIVHEWSQETILIRGRPRHPQSNGCVEKANGVVKHMLTSLMADMKTTEWVQFLPRVQFTINKQPHATIKTSPYQVVFGLDPSSEPVKGMCLAEEETIIMDPPTETDDLTELENEDRHHEVRQFAKKNIANSAAKMKKLYDNSKRIKAVKFKIGDGVTVRIPRHDRGVGDLRRIPGVVVAKQHGSYKIRTEYGLLKGRCRTDQLQKCFHATVQTTGWEDDPSIALRSAAKKFNRRKTDVSHCNCKSGCVNGKCVCFKSKVKCTTYCHKGTRCKNSVIDDSSIDDSCPLNTETGEQANENRTGSTSVKTKQIGSDSFPVKREQVDLEPSYSNARDGCSSGVQGVEEEEASSMSVEETSPKLEGGHEIFSNEDIPPGNSFQFDKIVKLSKKMKTIIQNHPSFLFKPCGPAHEYISNSLKTNLPAAFLHSYVVDNYEDQKCLKDLCYAHKEPVPITIVQKFTNKMYDLKDDVETNKQTADLLNQEEPTMANVLIDYFHLHKSRGVVHQYCPNSSDEEVDENDYQTEGRLMRIRNKTQMLFEAKFGSYKVYDEGILSLIDTNGWVTDEVIASYLLYMIRANKKEEEIFIMDVSAVNDICNGTYILKKKVLSNVDLSHYNALIGPYCYQKMHWILVIVEPKNGKVLYIDPKKYEERDHRLIQRIRKNWNAYSTYQYCGGYWPKKYVWEVVTPPHSIQEDNSSCGVYVMKFAEQYLRHLPMNIHAGTVHDLRIEMAKEILNNSEPIEEHCRTCPFTATKAQDWIGCGTCESWYHLNCVNRHISIKLNPEDIPIVNFIGPCCSTGATYVIDFM is encoded by the exons ATGTCAAGCATTCCAGACAGCAACAACAGATGGATTGGTCATTACAAAGATCACTTTAGCAAGTTTTCCATTCTATGGGCACAATCTAGGAAGTGTGCTGCAGAAACTGTTTTGTGCTTGCAACGATATGTTTTCGCATACCTTGGGGTACCTAAGATACTCCAATCTGATCATGGTCGAGAATTCAACAATGAG CTTTTTGAGACGATTGTTCATGAGTGGAGTCAAGAGACAATTTTAATTCGAGGTAGACCAAGGCACCCCCAATCAAATGGGTGTGTTGAAAAAGCTAACGGAGTGGTGAAACACATGCTCACTTCACTCATGGCTGACATGAAGACAACAGAATGggttcagtttcttcccagaGTTCAAT TTACAATCAATAAGCAACCACATGCGACCATTAAAACATCACCATACCAAGTGGTGTTTGGTCTAGATCCATCTTCTGAACCCGTGAAAGGAATGTGTTTGGCAGAAGAAGAGACCATTATTATGGATCCTCCCACAGAAACTGATGATTTGACAGAGCTAG AAAATGAAGACAGGCACCATGAAGTTAGACAGTTTGCAAAGAAAAACATTGCAAATTCAGCTGCTAAAATGAAGAAACTTTATGATAACAGCAAAAGAATCAAGgctgtaaaatttaaaattgggGATGGTGTGACTGTAAGGATTCCACGACATGACAGAGGTGTAGGTGATTTGAGAAGAATACCAGGAGTTGTGGTTGCAAAACAACATGGGTCTTACAAAATAAGAACCGAGTATGGACTTTTGAAAGGAAGATGTCGAACTGACCAGCTTCAGAAGTGCTTTCATGCAACAGTACAAACCACTGGGTGGGAAGATGATCCCTCAATAGCACTgcgatcagctgcaaaaaaattcaaTCGAAGGAAAACTGATGTTTCACACTGCAATTGCAAATCTGGTTGTGTAAATGGCAAATGTGTATGTTTCAAAAGCAAAGTAAAATGCACAACATATTGCCACAAAGGGACAAGATGCAAGAATTCAGTCATCG ATGATTCTAGCATTGATGATAGTTGCCCATTGAACACTGAGACCGGTGAACAAGCTAATGAGAATCGTACAGGAAGCACCTCAGTGAAGACAAAACAAATTGGCAGCGATAGCTTTCCAGTGAAGAGGGAACAGGTTGACCTAGAGCCATCATACAGCAATGCTCGGGATGGAT GTAGTTCTGGGGTCCAGggagtagaagaagaagaagccaGTAGTATGTCAGTAGAAGAAACCAGCCCTAAGCTTGAAG GgggtcatgaaattttcagcaatgAAGATATTCCACCAGGGAACAGCTTTCAGTTTGACAAAATCGTGAAACTTAGCAAGAAGATGAAAACTATTATACAGAACCATCCATCGTTTTTGTTTAAGCCATGTGGGCCTGCCCATGAATACATATCTAACAGTCTCAAAACCAACTTACCAGCTGCATTTCTGCACAGCTATGTTGTGGATAACTATGAAGACCAGAAATGTTTGAAGGATCTTTGCTATGCTCACAAGGAACCAGTTCCAATCACAATTGTGCAAAAGTTTACCAACAAAATGTATGATTTGAAGGATgatgtagagacaaacaaacaaacagccgACTTATTGAATCAAGAAGAGCCTACAATGGCTAATGTACTTATTGACTATTTCCACTTGCACAAATCCC GAGGGGTAGTTCATCAGTATTGTCCTAATTCATCAGATGAAGAAGTTGATGAAAATGATTATCAAACCGAAG GCCGATTAATGAGAATCAGAAACAAAACCCAGATGCTTTTTGAAGCGAAGTTTGGTAGTTACAAAGTTTACGACGAGGGAATTCTGTCACTGATCGACACCAATGGATGGGTTACTGATGAA GTGATAGCATCTTATCTACTATACATGATCCGTGCCAACAAAAAG gaagaagaaatatTTATCATGGACGTGTCTGCAGTGAATGACATTTGTAATGGGACGTATATCCTTAAGAAGAAAGTTTTAAGCAAT gttgatttgtctcATTACAATGCCCTCATTGGACCTTACTGCTACCAGAAGATGCACTGGATATTGGTG ATCGTCGAACCAAAGAATGGAAAGGTTCTCTACATTGACCCAAAGAAGTATGAAGAAAGAGATCATCGACTAATACAAAGGATAAGAAAAAACTGGAA CGCTTACAGCACCTATCAATATTGTGGTGGATATTGGCCAAAGAAGTATGTATGGGAAGTCGTTACGCCTCCACACAGTATACAGGAAGACAATTCGTCTTGTGGAGTTTATGTTATGAAG TTTGCTGAACAATATTTAAGACATTTACCAATGAACATCCATGCTGGAACAGTTCACGATTTAAGAATAGAGATGGCAAAAGAAATACTTAACAATTCAG AACCCATAGAAGAGCATTGCAGGACCTGCCCATTCACTGCTACTAAAGCACAGGATTGG ATTGGCTGTGGAACATGTGAATCGTGGTACCACCTGAATTGTGTCAACAGGCACATTAGCATTAAGTTGAATCCAGAGGATATACCTATAGTTAACTTTATTGGACCATGCTGTTCTACTGGTGCAACCTATGTAATTGACTTTATGTAA
- the LOC136244647 gene encoding uncharacterized protein isoform X1, whose protein sequence is MSSIPDSNNRWIGHYKDHFSKFSILWAQSRKCAAETVLCLQRYVFAYLGVPKILQSDHGREFNNELFETIVHEWSQETILIRGRPRHPQSNGCVEKANGVVKHMLTSLMADMKTTEWVQFLPRVQFTINKQPHATIKTSPYQVVFGLDPSSEPVKGMCLAEEETIIMDPPTETDDLTELENEDRHHEVRQFAKKNIANSAAKMKKLYDNSKRIKAVKFKIGDGVTVRIPRHDRGVGDLRRIPGVVVAKQHGSYKIRTEYGLLKGRCRTDQLQKCFHATVQTTGWEDDPSIALRSAAKKFNRRKTDVSHCNCKSGCVNGKCVCFKSKVKCTTYCHKGTRCKNSVIADDSSIDDSCPLNTETGEQANENRTGSTSVKTKQIGSDSFPVKREQVDLEPSYSNARDGCSSGVQGVEEEEASSMSVEETSPKLEGGHEIFSNEDIPPGNSFQFDKIVKLSKKMKTIIQNHPSFLFKPCGPAHEYISNSLKTNLPAAFLHSYVVDNYEDQKCLKDLCYAHKEPVPITIVQKFTNKMYDLKDDVETNKQTADLLNQEEPTMANVLIDYFHLHKSRGVVHQYCPNSSDEEVDENDYQTEGRLMRIRNKTQMLFEAKFGSYKVYDEGILSLIDTNGWVTDEVIASYLLYMIRANKKEEEIFIMDVSAVNDICNGTYILKKKVLSNVDLSHYNALIGPYCYQKMHWILVIVEPKNGKVLYIDPKKYEERDHRLIQRIRKNWNAYSTYQYCGGYWPKKYVWEVVTPPHSIQEDNSSCGVYVMKFAEQYLRHLPMNIHAGTVHDLRIEMAKEILNNSEPIEEHCRTCPFTATKAQDWIGCGTCESWYHLNCVNRHISIKLNPEDIPIVNFIGPCCSTGATYVIDFM, encoded by the exons ATGTCAAGCATTCCAGACAGCAACAACAGATGGATTGGTCATTACAAAGATCACTTTAGCAAGTTTTCCATTCTATGGGCACAATCTAGGAAGTGTGCTGCAGAAACTGTTTTGTGCTTGCAACGATATGTTTTCGCATACCTTGGGGTACCTAAGATACTCCAATCTGATCATGGTCGAGAATTCAACAATGAG CTTTTTGAGACGATTGTTCATGAGTGGAGTCAAGAGACAATTTTAATTCGAGGTAGACCAAGGCACCCCCAATCAAATGGGTGTGTTGAAAAAGCTAACGGAGTGGTGAAACACATGCTCACTTCACTCATGGCTGACATGAAGACAACAGAATGggttcagtttcttcccagaGTTCAAT TTACAATCAATAAGCAACCACATGCGACCATTAAAACATCACCATACCAAGTGGTGTTTGGTCTAGATCCATCTTCTGAACCCGTGAAAGGAATGTGTTTGGCAGAAGAAGAGACCATTATTATGGATCCTCCCACAGAAACTGATGATTTGACAGAGCTAG AAAATGAAGACAGGCACCATGAAGTTAGACAGTTTGCAAAGAAAAACATTGCAAATTCAGCTGCTAAAATGAAGAAACTTTATGATAACAGCAAAAGAATCAAGgctgtaaaatttaaaattgggGATGGTGTGACTGTAAGGATTCCACGACATGACAGAGGTGTAGGTGATTTGAGAAGAATACCAGGAGTTGTGGTTGCAAAACAACATGGGTCTTACAAAATAAGAACCGAGTATGGACTTTTGAAAGGAAGATGTCGAACTGACCAGCTTCAGAAGTGCTTTCATGCAACAGTACAAACCACTGGGTGGGAAGATGATCCCTCAATAGCACTgcgatcagctgcaaaaaaattcaaTCGAAGGAAAACTGATGTTTCACACTGCAATTGCAAATCTGGTTGTGTAAATGGCAAATGTGTATGTTTCAAAAGCAAAGTAAAATGCACAACATATTGCCACAAAGGGACAAGATGCAAGAATTCAGTCATCG CAGATGATTCTAGCATTGATGATAGTTGCCCATTGAACACTGAGACCGGTGAACAAGCTAATGAGAATCGTACAGGAAGCACCTCAGTGAAGACAAAACAAATTGGCAGCGATAGCTTTCCAGTGAAGAGGGAACAGGTTGACCTAGAGCCATCATACAGCAATGCTCGGGATGGAT GTAGTTCTGGGGTCCAGggagtagaagaagaagaagccaGTAGTATGTCAGTAGAAGAAACCAGCCCTAAGCTTGAAG GgggtcatgaaattttcagcaatgAAGATATTCCACCAGGGAACAGCTTTCAGTTTGACAAAATCGTGAAACTTAGCAAGAAGATGAAAACTATTATACAGAACCATCCATCGTTTTTGTTTAAGCCATGTGGGCCTGCCCATGAATACATATCTAACAGTCTCAAAACCAACTTACCAGCTGCATTTCTGCACAGCTATGTTGTGGATAACTATGAAGACCAGAAATGTTTGAAGGATCTTTGCTATGCTCACAAGGAACCAGTTCCAATCACAATTGTGCAAAAGTTTACCAACAAAATGTATGATTTGAAGGATgatgtagagacaaacaaacaaacagccgACTTATTGAATCAAGAAGAGCCTACAATGGCTAATGTACTTATTGACTATTTCCACTTGCACAAATCCC GAGGGGTAGTTCATCAGTATTGTCCTAATTCATCAGATGAAGAAGTTGATGAAAATGATTATCAAACCGAAG GCCGATTAATGAGAATCAGAAACAAAACCCAGATGCTTTTTGAAGCGAAGTTTGGTAGTTACAAAGTTTACGACGAGGGAATTCTGTCACTGATCGACACCAATGGATGGGTTACTGATGAA GTGATAGCATCTTATCTACTATACATGATCCGTGCCAACAAAAAG gaagaagaaatatTTATCATGGACGTGTCTGCAGTGAATGACATTTGTAATGGGACGTATATCCTTAAGAAGAAAGTTTTAAGCAAT gttgatttgtctcATTACAATGCCCTCATTGGACCTTACTGCTACCAGAAGATGCACTGGATATTGGTG ATCGTCGAACCAAAGAATGGAAAGGTTCTCTACATTGACCCAAAGAAGTATGAAGAAAGAGATCATCGACTAATACAAAGGATAAGAAAAAACTGGAA CGCTTACAGCACCTATCAATATTGTGGTGGATATTGGCCAAAGAAGTATGTATGGGAAGTCGTTACGCCTCCACACAGTATACAGGAAGACAATTCGTCTTGTGGAGTTTATGTTATGAAG TTTGCTGAACAATATTTAAGACATTTACCAATGAACATCCATGCTGGAACAGTTCACGATTTAAGAATAGAGATGGCAAAAGAAATACTTAACAATTCAG AACCCATAGAAGAGCATTGCAGGACCTGCCCATTCACTGCTACTAAAGCACAGGATTGG ATTGGCTGTGGAACATGTGAATCGTGGTACCACCTGAATTGTGTCAACAGGCACATTAGCATTAAGTTGAATCCAGAGGATATACCTATAGTTAACTTTATTGGACCATGCTGTTCTACTGGTGCAACCTATGTAATTGACTTTATGTAA